The Coffea arabica cultivar ET-39 chromosome 1e, Coffea Arabica ET-39 HiFi, whole genome shotgun sequence genome has a window encoding:
- the LOC113704018 gene encoding uncharacterized protein isoform X4 yields MAKGVDHMLKRYNLRPRPTRKKVEYIVSYCFSKSKRHTLYPHANDQKIRRRPSIPYLPPEIIFNILVYLPADILYNVMRYVCREWYNIISSPTFIDAHLLKVDRGMLIMQIYPDCNIHYVEMVKNDLPEIIEVDSSHLPTFGMSSCNGLVLMAKSQGGNRYVANLVTKEVVTLPPPSAAASANPSFSGMGYTCSKKYKLVEFYFNDQRKLEGGILTIGVDREWRCLCRQNETREIDKFGFFNLFYNKPIASAEGILHWTHYKFPLVLNLDLETETFYTRATPKCPERKRRTYMGTGQSFCFMDYLGKFSWELWLLKDAEAGEWTKLAIIDLGPQEQMLRHTLCPAGFQIVPVGFLKDGEIAVLYVAHEDGIQHERCYHHKSHPSRNCITYNMKTGVINSFHLDKGKTCEMNESWRYIPHVKSLVSLKFSAN; encoded by the coding sequence ATGGCTAAGGGGGTTGATCATATGCTCAAAAGGTATAACCTCCGTCCTCGTCCTACTCGCAAGAAAGTGGAATATATTGTATCTTATTGCTTCTCAAAATCTAAGAGGCATACCTTATATCCTCACGCCAATGATCAGAAGATACGGCGGAGACCTTCTATACCTTATCTTCCACCAGAAATTATCTTCAATATTCTTGTCTACCTTCCTGCAGACATACTTTACAATGTGATGAGGTATGTTTGTCGAGAGTGGTACAACATCATCTCTAGTCCTACATTCATTGATGCACACCTCCTAAAGGTGGACAGGGGCATGCTTATCATGCAAATTTATCCAGATTGCAATATACATTATGTCGAAATGGTGAAGAATGATCTTCCTGAGATCATTGAGGTAGACTCTTCTCATTTGCCAACATTTGGTATGAGCAGTTGTAATGGTTTGGTCTTGATGGCTAAAAGTCAAGGTGGAAATCGCTATGTTGCAAATTTAGTTACAAAGGAAGTTGTAACCCTCCCTCCTCCTTCAGCTGCAGCCAGTGCAAATCCAAGTTTTTCGGGTATGGGATATACTTGTTCAAAGAAATATAAACTGGTTGAGTTCTACTTTAATGATCAGAGGAAATTAGAAGGTGGGATACTAACGATTGGTGTTGATAGAGAATGGAGGTGCCTTTGCCGACAGAATGAGACTAGGGAAATTGACAAATTTGGATTCTTTAACTTGTTTTACAACAAGCCAATTGCTAGTGCAGAAGGAATTTTGCATTGGACACATTATAAGTTTCCTTTGGTTCTTAATTTAGATCTTGAAACTGAGACTTTTTACACGCGTGCCACCCCAAAATGTCCCGAGAGGAAAAGGAGGACTTATATGGGAACTGGGCAGTCATTTTGTTTCATGGATTACTTGGGGAAGTTTTCATGGGAGCTCTGGTTGCTAAAAGATGCAGAAGCTGGTGAATGGACTAAGTTGGCCATTATTGATCTAGGACCTCAGGAGCAAATGCTTCGGCACACTTTATGTCCGGCAGGATTTCAAATTGTGCCTGTTGGTTTTTTGAAAGATGGGGAAATTGCAGTCCTCTATGTAGCACATGAAGATGGGATTCAACATGAAAGGTGCTACCATCATAAGTCACATCCATCAAGAAATTGCATTACGTATAATATGAAGACAGGAGTGATCAACTCATTTCACTTGGATAAGGGTAAGACTTGTGAAATGAATGAGAGTTGGAGGTATATTCCGCATGTCAAGAGCTTGGTTTCTCTAAAATTTTCAGCTAATTAG
- the LOC113704018 gene encoding uncharacterized protein isoform X2, whose protein sequence is MMAKGVDHMLKRYNLRPRPTRKKVEYIVSYCFSKSKRHTLYPHANDQKIRRRPSIPYLPPEIIFNILVYLPADILYNVMRYVCREWYNIISSPTFIDAHLLKVDRGMLIMQIYPDCNIHYVEMVKNDLPEIIEVDSSHLPTFGMSSCNGLVLMAKSQGGNRYVANLVTKEVVTLPPPSAAASANPSFSGMGYTCSKKYKLVEFYFNDQRKLEGGILTIGVDREWRCLCRQNETREIDKFGFFNLFYNKPIASAEGILHWTHYKFPLVLNLDLETETFYTRATPKCPERKRRTYMGTGQSFCFMDYLGKFSWELWLLKDAEAGEWTKLAIIDLGPQEQMLRHTLCPAGFQIVPVGFLKDGEIAVLYVAHEDGIQHERCYHHKSHPSRNCITYNMKTGVINSFHLDKGKTCEMNESWRYIPHVKSLVSLKFSAN, encoded by the exons ATG ATGGCTAAGGGGGTTGATCATATGCTCAAAAGGTATAACCTCCGTCCTCGTCCTACTCGCAAGAAAGTGGAATATATTGTATCTTATTGCTTCTCAAAATCTAAGAGGCATACCTTATATCCTCACGCCAATGATCAGAAGATACGGCGGAGACCTTCTATACCTTATCTTCCACCAGAAATTATCTTCAATATTCTTGTCTACCTTCCTGCAGACATACTTTACAATGTGATGAGGTATGTTTGTCGAGAGTGGTACAACATCATCTCTAGTCCTACATTCATTGATGCACACCTCCTAAAGGTGGACAGGGGCATGCTTATCATGCAAATTTATCCAGATTGCAATATACATTATGTCGAAATGGTGAAGAATGATCTTCCTGAGATCATTGAGGTAGACTCTTCTCATTTGCCAACATTTGGTATGAGCAGTTGTAATGGTTTGGTCTTGATGGCTAAAAGTCAAGGTGGAAATCGCTATGTTGCAAATTTAGTTACAAAGGAAGTTGTAACCCTCCCTCCTCCTTCAGCTGCAGCCAGTGCAAATCCAAGTTTTTCGGGTATGGGATATACTTGTTCAAAGAAATATAAACTGGTTGAGTTCTACTTTAATGATCAGAGGAAATTAGAAGGTGGGATACTAACGATTGGTGTTGATAGAGAATGGAGGTGCCTTTGCCGACAGAATGAGACTAGGGAAATTGACAAATTTGGATTCTTTAACTTGTTTTACAACAAGCCAATTGCTAGTGCAGAAGGAATTTTGCATTGGACACATTATAAGTTTCCTTTGGTTCTTAATTTAGATCTTGAAACTGAGACTTTTTACACGCGTGCCACCCCAAAATGTCCCGAGAGGAAAAGGAGGACTTATATGGGAACTGGGCAGTCATTTTGTTTCATGGATTACTTGGGGAAGTTTTCATGGGAGCTCTGGTTGCTAAAAGATGCAGAAGCTGGTGAATGGACTAAGTTGGCCATTATTGATCTAGGACCTCAGGAGCAAATGCTTCGGCACACTTTATGTCCGGCAGGATTTCAAATTGTGCCTGTTGGTTTTTTGAAAGATGGGGAAATTGCAGTCCTCTATGTAGCACATGAAGATGGGATTCAACATGAAAGGTGCTACCATCATAAGTCACATCCATCAAGAAATTGCATTACGTATAATATGAAGACAGGAGTGATCAACTCATTTCACTTGGATAAGGGTAAGACTTGTGAAATGAATGAGAGTTGGAGGTATATTCCGCATGTCAAGAGCTTGGTTTCTCTAAAATTTTCAGCTAATTAG
- the LOC113704018 gene encoding uncharacterized protein isoform X1 — protein sequence MVILVFSDYWMAKGVDHMLKRYNLRPRPTRKKVEYIVSYCFSKSKRHTLYPHANDQKIRRRPSIPYLPPEIIFNILVYLPADILYNVMRYVCREWYNIISSPTFIDAHLLKVDRGMLIMQIYPDCNIHYVEMVKNDLPEIIEVDSSHLPTFGMSSCNGLVLMAKSQGGNRYVANLVTKEVVTLPPPSAAASANPSFSGMGYTCSKKYKLVEFYFNDQRKLEGGILTIGVDREWRCLCRQNETREIDKFGFFNLFYNKPIASAEGILHWTHYKFPLVLNLDLETETFYTRATPKCPERKRRTYMGTGQSFCFMDYLGKFSWELWLLKDAEAGEWTKLAIIDLGPQEQMLRHTLCPAGFQIVPVGFLKDGEIAVLYVAHEDGIQHERCYHHKSHPSRNCITYNMKTGVINSFHLDKGKTCEMNESWRYIPHVKSLVSLKFSAN from the exons ATGGTGATACTTGTTTTCTCCGATTACTGG ATGGCTAAGGGGGTTGATCATATGCTCAAAAGGTATAACCTCCGTCCTCGTCCTACTCGCAAGAAAGTGGAATATATTGTATCTTATTGCTTCTCAAAATCTAAGAGGCATACCTTATATCCTCACGCCAATGATCAGAAGATACGGCGGAGACCTTCTATACCTTATCTTCCACCAGAAATTATCTTCAATATTCTTGTCTACCTTCCTGCAGACATACTTTACAATGTGATGAGGTATGTTTGTCGAGAGTGGTACAACATCATCTCTAGTCCTACATTCATTGATGCACACCTCCTAAAGGTGGACAGGGGCATGCTTATCATGCAAATTTATCCAGATTGCAATATACATTATGTCGAAATGGTGAAGAATGATCTTCCTGAGATCATTGAGGTAGACTCTTCTCATTTGCCAACATTTGGTATGAGCAGTTGTAATGGTTTGGTCTTGATGGCTAAAAGTCAAGGTGGAAATCGCTATGTTGCAAATTTAGTTACAAAGGAAGTTGTAACCCTCCCTCCTCCTTCAGCTGCAGCCAGTGCAAATCCAAGTTTTTCGGGTATGGGATATACTTGTTCAAAGAAATATAAACTGGTTGAGTTCTACTTTAATGATCAGAGGAAATTAGAAGGTGGGATACTAACGATTGGTGTTGATAGAGAATGGAGGTGCCTTTGCCGACAGAATGAGACTAGGGAAATTGACAAATTTGGATTCTTTAACTTGTTTTACAACAAGCCAATTGCTAGTGCAGAAGGAATTTTGCATTGGACACATTATAAGTTTCCTTTGGTTCTTAATTTAGATCTTGAAACTGAGACTTTTTACACGCGTGCCACCCCAAAATGTCCCGAGAGGAAAAGGAGGACTTATATGGGAACTGGGCAGTCATTTTGTTTCATGGATTACTTGGGGAAGTTTTCATGGGAGCTCTGGTTGCTAAAAGATGCAGAAGCTGGTGAATGGACTAAGTTGGCCATTATTGATCTAGGACCTCAGGAGCAAATGCTTCGGCACACTTTATGTCCGGCAGGATTTCAAATTGTGCCTGTTGGTTTTTTGAAAGATGGGGAAATTGCAGTCCTCTATGTAGCACATGAAGATGGGATTCAACATGAAAGGTGCTACCATCATAAGTCACATCCATCAAGAAATTGCATTACGTATAATATGAAGACAGGAGTGATCAACTCATTTCACTTGGATAAGGGTAAGACTTGTGAAATGAATGAGAGTTGGAGGTATATTCCGCATGTCAAGAGCTTGGTTTCTCTAAAATTTTCAGCTAATTAG